From one Brevundimonas sp. PAMC22021 genomic stretch:
- a CDS encoding ATP-binding protein produces MDPIQNPFVPGAGSPPPELAGRQAILDQAAVTLGRIKRGRPTKSLMIVGLRGVGKTVVLNRIQALAEEQGYLAELIEAPEHKSLPALLAPALRSLILKLDRGEQVSAAAKRAFRALRGFAAAIRVKYNDFEISLDGEAEPGVADSGDLEADLPDLLIAVGEAARERQTAVAIILDELQYLSELEMSALIMAFHKASQKQLPVVLIGAGLPQLVGLTGRSKSYAERLFDFPPAGPLNFEDASRALVSPVEDEGASITPDAVRAIFDITEGYPYFLQEWGYHAWLATDASPIDKADVERATPTALERLDRSFFRVRFDRLNPSEKRYLSAMAALGEGPHRSGDIAAKLGVKITSTGPTRASLITKGMIFSPAHGDTAFTVPLFDQFMRRTMPFEGA; encoded by the coding sequence ATGGACCCCATTCAGAACCCTTTCGTCCCGGGTGCGGGGTCGCCCCCGCCGGAATTGGCAGGACGCCAGGCGATCCTGGATCAGGCCGCCGTCACTCTTGGCCGCATCAAGCGTGGGCGCCCGACCAAGAGTTTGATGATCGTGGGGTTGAGGGGCGTCGGCAAGACGGTTGTCCTGAACCGCATCCAGGCCTTGGCCGAAGAGCAAGGGTATCTGGCGGAATTGATAGAAGCGCCTGAGCACAAAAGTTTGCCAGCCCTGCTCGCGCCCGCATTGCGGAGCCTGATCCTGAAGCTGGATCGGGGGGAACAGGTCAGCGCCGCCGCTAAGCGAGCCTTTCGCGCGCTGCGGGGTTTCGCGGCCGCGATCAGAGTCAAGTACAACGATTTCGAGATCAGCCTCGACGGAGAAGCGGAGCCGGGTGTCGCCGACAGCGGCGACTTGGAGGCCGATCTGCCTGATCTTCTGATCGCGGTCGGCGAGGCGGCCCGCGAACGACAAACGGCGGTAGCGATCATTCTGGATGAGCTTCAGTATCTCAGCGAACTCGAGATGAGCGCGCTGATCATGGCCTTTCACAAGGCCTCGCAGAAGCAGTTGCCTGTGGTGCTGATCGGCGCCGGCCTGCCCCAACTGGTCGGGCTGACGGGTCGATCCAAGTCGTACGCAGAACGATTGTTCGATTTCCCGCCGGCCGGCCCGCTGAACTTCGAGGACGCTTCGCGCGCTCTGGTTTCGCCCGTAGAGGACGAAGGTGCAAGCATCACGCCGGACGCGGTTCGCGCCATCTTTGACATTACCGAGGGCTATCCATACTTCTTGCAGGAGTGGGGCTACCATGCGTGGCTGGCGACGGACGCGAGTCCGATCGACAAGGCCGATGTGGAGCGCGCCACGCCCACGGCCCTGGAGCGACTTGATCGTAGTTTCTTTCGGGTGCGGTTTGACCGCCTGAATCCTTCCGAGAAACGCTATCTCAGCGCGATGGCGGCGTTGGGAGAAGGACCGCATCGGTCAGGCGACATCGCGGCCAAGCTGGGCGTCAAGATTACCAGCACGGGTCCCACGCGGGCCAGCCTGATCACAAAAGGCATGATTTTCAGCCCCGCCCACGGCGACACCGCTTTTACGGTCCCTCTTTTCGATCAGTTCATGAGGCGGACGATGCCGTTCGAGGGCGCATGA
- the ybgC gene encoding tol-pal system-associated acyl-CoA thioesterase: protein MIDQPTAGRFDGRAHLLPVRVYYEDTDFTGLVYHANYVRYFERGRSDCLRAMGIGHAELLEGSEPLAFVVSEMTLSFLKPARIDDALVVRTLYEAVKGPRLLIRQSVERGGEVLCRAEVTAVCIHLDGRPRRPTRALVEKVSPWLAPAG, encoded by the coding sequence ATGATCGATCAGCCGACCGCCGGACGTTTTGACGGGCGCGCGCACCTGTTGCCGGTGCGGGTGTATTACGAAGACACCGACTTCACCGGCCTGGTCTATCACGCGAACTATGTGCGCTATTTCGAGCGGGGACGCTCGGACTGCCTGCGCGCCATGGGCATCGGCCACGCCGAACTGCTGGAGGGATCAGAGCCGCTGGCCTTTGTGGTGTCGGAGATGACGCTGAGCTTTCTGAAGCCCGCGCGGATCGACGACGCGCTTGTGGTTCGCACCCTTTATGAGGCGGTGAAGGGGCCGCGCCTGTTGATCCGCCAGAGCGTCGAGCGGGGCGGCGAGGTGCTGTGCCGGGCCGAGGTGACGGCGGTGTGCATCCATCTGGACGGACGGCCGCGCCGCCCGACGCGGGCCCTGGTCGAAAAGGTCTCGCCCTGGCTGGCGCCCGCCGGATAG
- a CDS encoding GIN domain-containing protein, with product MIRTLFIIAGAALVLCIVTAGGAVAIGGQDLQRHGWAWTFRDEDGDAVRFERVDGADEPDVSRTLAWTGGQRLVNTTPFDVEYRQGPTPSVVVTGPQAWNDRVQLADGVLRLADGPVNEEAVIRWSGHNITGRSFDEAVRIVVTAPNIAAFEVQGSGDLDIQGYDQPALSVAVSGSADVMAQGRTEALDVAINGSGDAALTDLTTQTARVVVSGSGDVGVSPRGEANVTINGSGDVSLGTRPTRLISELNGSGEIIQD from the coding sequence ATGATCCGGACCCTGTTCATCATCGCCGGCGCCGCGCTGGTGCTGTGCATCGTCACCGCCGGCGGCGCGGTCGCCATCGGCGGCCAGGACCTTCAGCGCCACGGCTGGGCCTGGACCTTCCGTGACGAGGACGGCGACGCCGTTCGCTTCGAGCGGGTCGACGGGGCCGACGAGCCCGACGTCAGCCGCACCCTCGCCTGGACGGGCGGCCAGCGGCTGGTCAACACCACGCCCTTCGACGTCGAATACCGTCAGGGGCCGACCCCCTCCGTCGTGGTCACCGGTCCCCAGGCCTGGAACGACCGCGTCCAGCTGGCCGACGGCGTGCTGCGCCTGGCCGACGGGCCGGTAAACGAGGAGGCGGTGATCCGCTGGAGCGGCCACAACATCACCGGTCGCTCGTTCGACGAGGCCGTCCGCATCGTGGTCACCGCCCCGAACATCGCCGCCTTCGAGGTGCAGGGCTCGGGCGACCTGGACATCCAGGGCTATGACCAGCCCGCGCTCAGCGTCGCGGTCTCCGGCTCGGCCGACGTCATGGCGCAGGGCCGCACCGAGGCTCTGGACGTCGCCATCAACGGCTCGGGCGACGCCGCCCTGACCGACCTGACGACCCAGACCGCTCGTGTGGTCGTCTCCGGCTCCGGCGACGTGGGCGTCTCGCCTCGCGGCGAGGCCAATGTGACCATCAACGGCTCGGGTGACGTAAGCCTGGGCACCCGCCCCACGCGTCTGATCTCCGAGTTGAACGGCTCGGGCGAGATCATCCAGGACTGA
- a CDS encoding DUF1700 domain-containing protein, which produces MTRADFLRRLKAGLVGLPTSTASDILNDYEAHFDDGLAAGRTEAQVSAALGDPDRLARELKAEAGIQRWRQEKNPSAAASAVFAVLGLGALDILILLPIFMGVVGALFGFYIAAIGLFFGGGAIMVAGPFAGFPGGPLAAILMGLAFMAGGVFIAALTTVFTIWLVNGTVWFARLHYRLLKPALEPQSTTYAQEAAQ; this is translated from the coding sequence ATGACGCGCGCCGACTTCCTTCGTCGCCTGAAGGCCGGCCTGGTCGGCCTGCCGACCTCCACCGCCTCCGACATCCTCAACGACTACGAGGCCCATTTCGACGACGGCCTGGCCGCCGGCCGCACCGAGGCCCAGGTCTCGGCCGCCCTTGGCGACCCTGACCGCCTGGCCCGCGAACTGAAGGCCGAGGCGGGCATCCAGCGCTGGCGTCAGGAAAAGAACCCGTCGGCCGCCGCCTCCGCCGTCTTCGCGGTGCTGGGCCTGGGCGCGCTGGACATCCTGATCCTGCTGCCGATCTTCATGGGCGTGGTCGGGGCCTTGTTCGGCTTCTACATCGCCGCCATCGGCCTGTTCTTCGGCGGCGGCGCGATCATGGTGGCCGGTCCCTTCGCGGGCTTTCCCGGCGGACCGCTGGCCGCGATCCTGATGGGTCTCGCCTTCATGGCCGGCGGCGTCTTCATCGCCGCCCTGACCACCGTCTTCACCATCTGGCTGGTCAATGGAACCGTGTGGTTCGCCCGCCTGCACTATCGCCTGCTCAAGCCCGCGCTTGAGCCCCAGTCCACGACCTACGCCCAGGAGGCCGCCCAATGA